A segment of the Candidatus Izimaplasma bacterium HR1 genome:
TCAAGAGAACATATAAAAGGAATTACAATGGTCTTTGAAGAAGCCATACAAATTGCTGGAATAACAAGAAAAGATATCGATTTAGTGGCTGTAACTAAGGGGCCAGGATTAATTGGTTCACTTTTAATTGGGATAAATGCTGCAAAAGCTTTCGCGTTTGCTAATGACATTGAAATATCAGGTGTTCACCATATCGCTGGACATATATATGCCAATGCAATTAGTAAAGATTTAGAATTTCCATTAGTTTGTTTAGTTGTAAGTGGTGGACACACAGAATTAATTCTTATGAAAGAACATTATAGTTTTGAAAAACTTGGTGAAACTATGGATGACGCCGTTGGAGAAGCTTATGATAAAGTTGCAAGAACAGTTGGATTAGGTTATCCAGGTGGACCAGTTGTTGATCGTTTGGCTAAAGAAGGAAAACCTTCGTATAAAATGCCTGATATTAGTTTAGGAAATACATATAATTTCAGCTTTTCAGGAATCAAATCACATGTGATTAATTTAGTACACAATATCAACCAAAGAAATGAAGAAGTAAATATACCAGATTTATGTGCTTCTTTCCAAGAAACAGTTTCTGAGGTTTTAGTAAATAAAAGTATTAAAGCTATTGCTGAATATAACGCAAAAATGTTTATGATTGCAGGAGGAGTTGCTGCAAATAAAGGTTTGAGAAAGAAAATAGAAGAAAGAATTAACAATGTAAAGGTTGTTGTGCCAGAGTTTAAGTACTGTACTGATAATGCCGCAATGATTGGTGTTGCAGGGTATTATCAATACTTAAGCAAGCAGCAAACAGATGATATGAAATTAAACGGAAAAAGTAGGCTTAATTTAGAATAAATCAAGTTCATATCATATAAAAACTATATTCATAAAATATACACATATTTTCTATATACTAGGGTTGTATAAAGAAAGCTCTCGAAGGAGGAGACATTTATGAGAAAATTATTTTTAGCTATATTAATTCCAGTACTATTAATACTGGGAACACCCGCATTAGTGGCTACATTAATGTATGATGGTACAGGGGCAGAACAATTACCAGTTCACCTGTATACAGATGAGTACGACGCAATGACAATGGTATATGAAGAGTTAGACACTTCAATTACCGAAGTACAAGACGGAACTACTGACGACTTAGTATTTAATTTAAGTCAAGACGTAATTAACCGTGCAATTTATGAAGCAATTATAGGAGAAAATCCTGATTATGCTCCAGGAGAAAATTGTGCAAACGATCAAGAATGCTATATTTTCGATGAAGCACAGGAAATTGAAGGATATAATATTAGTTTTAGATTAGTAGGAGCTTGGGTATCATTCTATGATGGTTCAACAGCTACTGATCCAGGTAGATTTGTATTAAATGTTATGGCAGAGATTAACATTGATAATCAAATGACTTATAAAACTGTTTTAGAAGTACATATGTTATTTGATGATAACCCAGAAGAATACTATTTAGCATTTGATAAAATCCAAATAGGGAACTTACCATTACCTAAATCGATTTTCACAACAATTATCGGAATTGCTGAAAATCAAGGTAATATGGATTTACAAAGTGAAATAGATGGACAAATCCCAATGGGTGATTTTGATGTTGATACTGTATCATATACAATCGCAAAAGATGAGATTTTAGAACAAGTAGCTGAATCTCAAGAAGGCGAAAGTACTCCAGAATTTATGTTAATGCAAGAATTACTATCAATAATCTTTGATAATCAATTGATTAACTTTGATTTAGCCGATACTGAATTCGTGTTAACGGCTGGTGTATCAAAATTTAGAAGTGAAGACAATCCTGAATTCCCTGAATACTTATATGATCTACATGATCAAGAAGTAGTAGGTGGAGAAACAGTTATTGGTGAATTTAATCCTGATTTATTCGATCCAGAAGCTTATTTAACAGACGTATTTACTCAATACTTATTCAATAGTTCACTATTAGGTGGCGGATTTGAAATTGAAGAAGAAATCTTTAATAAGTTAATCTACAGCGCAGCTGGTGGATTTGCTGATACAAGAGGAGTTCAACCAATTCAAGTTTCAGAAACTGAAACTAAAGATATTGAACTCGGATTAAAAGCAATCTGGTTTGAGTTCGAGGAAGAAGATATATTTGTTCATGCACTATTCAAAATAGCTGGTATTGATTCATTGCTAGTAATTAGAGCAGAAGATGTAACAGCAGATGGTGTTGAA
Coding sequences within it:
- the tsaD gene encoding tRNA N6-adenosine threonylcarbamoyltransferase — protein: MNILSVESSCDETSVSIIKDGKEILSNVVLSQIDIHKQYGGVVPEIASREHIKGITMVFEEAIQIAGITRKDIDLVAVTKGPGLIGSLLIGINAAKAFAFANDIEISGVHHIAGHIYANAISKDLEFPLVCLVVSGGHTELILMKEHYSFEKLGETMDDAVGEAYDKVARTVGLGYPGGPVVDRLAKEGKPSYKMPDISLGNTYNFSFSGIKSHVINLVHNINQRNEEVNIPDLCASFQETVSEVLVNKSIKAIAEYNAKMFMIAGGVAANKGLRKKIEERINNVKVVVPEFKYCTDNAAMIGVAGYYQYLSKQQTDDMKLNGKSRLNLE